One stretch of Candidatus Korarchaeota archaeon NZ13-K DNA includes these proteins:
- a CDS encoding DUF371 domain-containing protein yields the protein MIEEILAYGHPNIRATHRTTMEVTKEEEIGPRADCVIGVRANKSVRDLGEAVRKHLMEGGEICVVLLVGDMEFRLKAQGSRDLKLSNARDSVLRKSTYIDDRTLAIRATASSRDLPREMVRRLRNRGTQLVLAIAF from the coding sequence GTGATCGAGGAGATATTAGCTTACGGTCATCCCAACATAAGGGCCACTCACAGGACCACGATGGAGGTCACCAAGGAGGAGGAGATAGGTCCCAGGGCCGATTGCGTGATAGGGGTTAGGGCCAACAAGTCCGTCAGGGATCTCGGAGAGGCCGTCAGGAAACACCTCATGGAGGGAGGTGAGATATGCGTTGTGCTCCTGGTTGGGGACATGGAGTTCAGGCTGAAAGCTCAGGGAAGCAGGGACCTCAAGCTGAGCAATGCCAGGGATTCCGTGTTGAGGAAGTCCACTTACATAGATGACAGGACGCTCGCGATAAGGGCGACGGCCTCCTCCCGGGATTTACCCAGGGAGATGGTGAGGCGCCTCAGGAACCGCGGGACCCAGCTGGTCCTGGCGATAGCGTTCTGA
- a CDS encoding Kae1-associated kinase Bud32 → MELIYRGAEAELYRTEFMGIPVVIKRRISKGYRAKELDRLLRITRTRKEARLMRRARLGGVPVPAVIDVWGDSIMMEYVPGVRMADSIDDDSMLAFGLASCRLHRSNIAHNDLTPYNALITAGGICLLDFGLAEYTHDVESYAVDLYVLKRSLKSITEEWEGLWESFLRGYSTCDMAERVIRRLEQVEARGRYK, encoded by the coding sequence ATGGAGCTAATCTACAGGGGGGCAGAGGCCGAGCTCTACAGGACGGAGTTCATGGGGATACCCGTGGTGATAAAGAGGAGGATCAGCAAGGGCTACAGGGCGAAGGAGCTCGACAGGCTCCTCAGGATAACTAGGACGAGGAAGGAGGCGAGACTCATGAGGAGGGCCAGATTGGGGGGAGTCCCGGTCCCGGCTGTGATAGACGTCTGGGGGGACTCGATAATGATGGAGTACGTTCCAGGAGTAAGGATGGCCGACTCTATAGATGATGATAGCATGCTGGCCTTCGGACTGGCCTCATGCAGGCTCCACAGATCCAACATAGCTCACAACGATCTCACACCCTACAACGCTCTCATCACGGCCGGAGGGATATGTCTGCTTGACTTCGGGCTGGCCGAGTACACTCACGATGTGGAGAGCTACGCCGTTGACCTTTACGTCCTGAAGAGGTCCCTGAAATCGATAACGGAGGAATGGGAGGGTCTCTGGGAGTCCTTCCTGAGGGGATACTCGACCTGCGATATGGCGGAACGCGTAATAAGGAGGCTTGAGCAGGTGGAGGCCAGGGGTAGGTACAAGTGA
- a CDS encoding tRNA pseudouridine(13) synthase TruD — MMERQGYRTEGARSLKRLSEIIGSDLIRFYVHSYQSYLFNVLLSRRLIHGLSAEEGDFILKESGEISMHPEEGQLLLPLPGAFTRAKGGWLGEELGALMREEGIKGEMFIFRELPEISALGDFRKAICEVSSLRFFERNGMVTLSFFLESGSYATSYLREILKPEDPVGQGFI, encoded by the coding sequence ATGATGGAGAGGCAGGGCTACAGGACAGAGGGTGCCAGGAGCCTCAAAAGGCTCTCAGAAATAATCGGTTCTGATCTGATCAGGTTCTACGTGCACTCCTACCAATCCTACCTCTTCAACGTCCTCCTCTCCAGGAGACTGATCCACGGACTCTCCGCCGAGGAGGGGGACTTCATCCTCAAGGAGAGCGGTGAGATATCGATGCACCCGGAGGAAGGGCAGCTCCTCCTCCCCCTCCCCGGGGCCTTCACGAGGGCGAAGGGGGGATGGCTCGGCGAGGAGCTGGGGGCCCTGATGAGGGAGGAGGGAATAAAGGGGGAGATGTTCATATTTAGGGAGCTCCCTGAGATAAGCGCGCTCGGAGACTTCAGGAAGGCCATCTGCGAGGTCAGTAGTCTCAGATTCTTCGAGAGAAATGGAATGGTCACGCTTTCCTTCTTCCTAGAATCCGGATCGTATGCGACATCCTACCTCAGGGAGATCTTGAAGCCTGAGGATCCCGTGGGGCAGGGCTTCATCTGA
- a CDS encoding protein-L-isoaspartate(D-aspartate) O-methyltransferase — MDPHRRLVERLVGMGVIKTEKVRRSAERVRREMFVPERYRRMAYEDIPLPIGDDQTISAPHMVFMMNELLDLEVGQLVLEVGSGSGYHAATIAEIVAPSDAPVSRWGAVLTVEINPRLATLAYNNLKAAGYSSRVHVINFDGSSGLPLREKVDRIVVTAAAPGVPPPLLELLKEGGKMVIPVGSPGLWGQDLLVIEKSGGRIFKRKVTEVAFVPLRGKYGWS, encoded by the coding sequence ATGGATCCGCACCGCAGGCTGGTCGAGCGCTTGGTCGGGATGGGGGTTATAAAGACGGAGAAGGTCAGGAGATCGGCGGAGAGAGTGAGGAGGGAGATGTTCGTGCCGGAGAGGTACAGGAGGATGGCCTACGAGGACATCCCCCTCCCAATAGGTGACGATCAGACGATAAGCGCCCCCCACATGGTCTTCATGATGAACGAGCTCCTGGATCTGGAGGTGGGGCAGCTCGTGCTGGAGGTCGGCTCCGGCAGCGGATATCACGCGGCGACCATAGCAGAGATAGTCGCCCCCAGCGATGCCCCCGTCTCGAGGTGGGGGGCCGTTCTGACGGTGGAGATAAACCCCAGGCTGGCCACCCTGGCGTACAACAACCTCAAGGCTGCCGGTTACTCCTCCAGGGTTCACGTCATAAACTTTGATGGGAGCTCGGGTCTCCCCCTGAGGGAGAAGGTTGATAGGATAGTCGTGACGGCCGCGGCCCCGGGCGTACCACCACCCCTGCTGGAACTGCTCAAGGAAGGGGGGAAGATGGTCATCCCGGTGGGCAGCCCCGGCCTCTGGGGGCAGGACCTGCTCGTCATCGAGAAGTCAGGAGGAAGGATTTTCAAGAGGAAGGTGACTGAGGTGGCGTTCGTTCCCCTGAGGGGGAAGTACGGATGGAGCTAA